One genomic segment of Catalinimonas alkaloidigena includes these proteins:
- a CDS encoding sulfatase, with translation MHTTYYTSGCRSARFLKPGKSFSYLFYVITISLALLHTSTALFAQSETSTENRSNVLFIAIDDLNDWLGVMQGHPDTKTPHMDKLAERGVLFQNAHCQAPLCGPSRASIMTGLRPSTTGIYGMVDDEQIKVDNEVTSDIILLPEYFKQQGYHTMGIGKLFHQHAPDSLFDESGGRYKGFGPLPEERFVWDGFGGENYGRTSTDWGAFPVADSLMPDQQSAEWAIERLEKEYEQPFFLAVGFLRPHVPLYVPQPWFEMHPAEGLTMPPYKADDLEDVPPVAHKINDLPMMPSTEWAIESGSWGDIIQAYLACVSFVDDQVGKLVNALEESPHAENTIIVLWSDHGYRMGEKGTFAKHALWEEATQVPLIFAGKDIPEGKIVSEPVELLSLYPTLLELSGLPAYHRNEGRSLVPLIRGEATADEWHAITTFGMNNHAVRTKDYRYIQYEDGGEEFYDHNVDPQEWNNMADHPMYQKAKADVKKHLPQMNVPWTRHSSYTFQPYFVEQKARSDEAQNK, from the coding sequence ATGCACACAACCTATTATACTTCAGGCTGTAGATCTGCCAGGTTTCTGAAACCAGGCAAATCTTTCAGCTACCTGTTTTATGTAATTACTATTAGTTTAGCCTTATTACATACTTCTACAGCATTATTTGCACAATCTGAGACTTCCACAGAAAATCGTTCGAATGTCCTCTTTATCGCTATTGATGACCTCAACGACTGGCTGGGCGTGATGCAGGGGCACCCGGATACTAAAACTCCACACATGGACAAACTGGCGGAGCGAGGGGTGCTTTTCCAGAATGCCCACTGCCAGGCGCCATTATGTGGCCCCTCACGGGCTTCCATCATGACCGGTCTTCGTCCTTCAACTACCGGGATCTACGGCATGGTTGATGATGAACAAATCAAAGTAGATAATGAGGTCACCTCCGACATCATCCTCTTGCCTGAATACTTCAAGCAGCAGGGCTACCATACGATGGGTATTGGAAAGTTGTTCCATCAACACGCTCCCGATAGCTTGTTTGATGAGTCAGGAGGGCGCTACAAAGGTTTTGGCCCACTACCTGAAGAGCGCTTTGTCTGGGATGGCTTTGGGGGAGAAAACTATGGGCGTACCAGTACCGACTGGGGCGCGTTTCCTGTTGCTGACTCACTCATGCCCGATCAGCAGTCTGCGGAGTGGGCGATAGAACGATTAGAAAAAGAGTATGAGCAGCCTTTCTTTCTGGCGGTAGGTTTCCTGCGTCCGCACGTACCTTTGTATGTACCACAGCCCTGGTTTGAGATGCATCCTGCTGAAGGTTTGACGATGCCACCTTATAAAGCAGATGATTTGGAGGATGTCCCTCCGGTAGCGCATAAGATTAATGATCTGCCCATGATGCCCAGCACCGAATGGGCGATTGAGTCGGGCAGTTGGGGTGATATCATTCAGGCTTATCTGGCCTGTGTAAGCTTTGTTGATGATCAGGTAGGTAAGCTAGTCAACGCACTGGAAGAAAGCCCTCATGCGGAGAATACCATTATCGTATTGTGGTCCGATCATGGCTACCGTATGGGTGAGAAAGGCACATTTGCCAAGCACGCTTTATGGGAAGAAGCTACACAGGTGCCCTTAATTTTTGCAGGAAAAGATATTCCGGAGGGAAAAATAGTAAGTGAGCCGGTAGAATTATTATCTCTTTACCCGACTTTGCTGGAGCTTAGTGGCCTGCCTGCCTATCACAGAAATGAAGGACGCAGCCTTGTGCCACTAATCAGGGGAGAAGCTACAGCAGATGAATGGCATGCCATCACTACCTTCGGCATGAACAATCATGCTGTACGTACCAAAGACTATCGTTACATTCAGTATGAAGATGGGGGAGAAGAATTTTATGACCACAATGTAGATCCGCAGGAATGGAATAATATGGCGGATCATCCCATGTATCAGAAAGCAAAAGCCGATGTAAAAAAGCATTTGCCCCAAATGAATGTGCCCTGGACCAGGCATTCATCTTATACCTTTCAGCCCTATTTTGTAGAGCAGAAAGCCCGCTCTGATGAGGCCCAGAATAAGTAG
- a CDS encoding DUF1553 domain-containing protein, with protein MRSNLNLLFIYVLCYALLSACQVDKPEEIMAAEALIPDKVSYNFHVKPILSDRCFACHGPDEDKREAGLRLDVAEAAFAELPENEGKHAIVAHDLADSEFYHRIISDDPEVQMPPPESNLSLSAEEKAILIRWIEQGADYKPHWAFAPAEKKPVPVSQSSWIKNEIDAFVLRQLEEKGLSPSAEADRETLIRRLSFDLTGLPPSLEEIDAFVADTSPEAYEKLVGRLLDSPAYGERMAAHWLDVARYADSDGYLDDKHRDFSPWRDWVIEAFNQNMPYDEFVTLQLAGDLLPNATREDILPTAFNRLHKRNTEAGIVFEEYRVEYVADRTNTLGKAFLGLSLECARCHDHKYDPVSQEDYYSMFAFFNSTFESGSPVYGPDQTPGPALLLSDEKTDAQISELRQFIYQQEESLEEDKEQKHFAQWKKAKPNLHRALAQDMQRGLQAYYPLDKFTELGNGKALTDNLVNAQKPATLKEAVIREGIQGNAFYVSDYNSIALGEKIGWFERTEPFSLDLWVYPDTVYEEAGVFTHCEDVRLGLKGYSLYLQNNKLQFIMAHSWPQNAIELTSREALPAKAWSRITITYDGSSRAEGIRLYLNGKEAARDVVTDNLYKGILYEPNIHTYAFRGFHLGSRDKITPMKEGGLDEIRIYERELTALEVSYLSHPEQTKEALKQGTVTEQALAEYYFARHKDAPQVEELQQARNELNALMNSIPEIMVMGDLPKPRPTYLLERGSYSQPGKEVLPDTPDKIFSFPDSLPRNRLGLAKWMFAPDHPLTARVIVNRIWQLHFGKGLVKTSDDLGNQGDLPSHPELLDYLAIWLQEHEWDLKALHKLIVMSATYQQSSQVTPELLEQDPENQYLARAPRFRLPAEMIRDNALAVSGLLVEETGGESVYPYQPEGLWDELSNKSWRYPYLQTEGEGLYRRSIYTIWKRTSPPPSMLIFDMPQRGECKVRRTTTSTPLQALVLLNDPQFVEASRVLAEKVLQMDNSSLEDKLEKTFRLLTGRKPQSKETLLLQAHYKDEYDKFSKHPEDLQAYLSIGAQEVKAEQQTELAALAVVANSIMNTNEAYTRK; from the coding sequence ATGCGCAGCAACCTGAATTTACTATTTATCTATGTTTTATGCTATGCCCTCTTATCTGCCTGCCAGGTAGATAAGCCGGAAGAGATCATGGCGGCAGAAGCGCTAATACCAGACAAAGTAAGTTACAACTTTCATGTAAAACCTATCCTTTCCGATCGCTGCTTTGCCTGCCACGGCCCTGACGAAGACAAGCGAGAAGCAGGCCTCCGCCTGGATGTCGCTGAAGCTGCCTTTGCCGAGCTTCCTGAAAATGAAGGCAAACATGCAATAGTCGCTCATGACCTTGCCGACAGCGAATTTTACCACCGCATCATCAGTGATGATCCAGAAGTACAGATGCCCCCTCCGGAGTCTAACCTCAGCCTGTCAGCAGAAGAAAAAGCCATACTCATCCGCTGGATAGAACAGGGAGCAGATTACAAGCCTCACTGGGCGTTTGCACCAGCGGAAAAAAAGCCCGTTCCCGTAAGCCAATCTTCATGGATAAAAAACGAAATAGATGCTTTTGTGCTCAGACAATTAGAAGAGAAAGGCCTTAGTCCTTCCGCGGAAGCTGATCGGGAAACGCTCATCCGTCGTCTGAGCTTTGACCTTACCGGCCTCCCGCCCAGCCTGGAAGAGATAGACGCTTTTGTTGCCGATACATCTCCTGAGGCTTACGAAAAGCTGGTGGGCCGGCTGCTGGATTCTCCTGCCTATGGCGAACGCATGGCAGCTCACTGGCTGGATGTCGCCCGCTATGCCGACAGTGATGGTTATCTGGACGACAAGCACCGCGACTTCTCCCCCTGGCGGGATTGGGTGATTGAGGCTTTTAACCAGAATATGCCCTATGATGAGTTTGTCACCCTGCAACTGGCTGGCGACCTGCTGCCCAATGCTACACGGGAAGACATTCTGCCTACTGCCTTTAACCGTCTGCATAAGCGTAATACCGAGGCAGGGATCGTCTTTGAAGAGTACAGAGTAGAATATGTAGCGGACCGTACCAACACACTGGGCAAAGCTTTTCTGGGACTTTCGCTGGAATGTGCGCGCTGCCACGATCATAAATATGACCCTGTCTCGCAGGAGGATTATTACAGCATGTTCGCTTTCTTCAACAGTACCTTTGAGTCGGGCAGCCCGGTCTACGGTCCCGATCAGACTCCCGGTCCAGCACTACTGCTGAGTGATGAAAAGACCGATGCACAGATCAGTGAACTCAGACAGTTCATTTATCAACAGGAAGAAAGCTTAGAGGAAGACAAAGAGCAGAAGCATTTTGCACAATGGAAGAAAGCAAAGCCCAATCTACACAGAGCGTTAGCGCAAGACATGCAGCGGGGTTTACAGGCTTATTATCCTCTGGATAAGTTTACTGAGCTGGGTAATGGAAAAGCCCTGACCGACAATCTGGTCAACGCCCAAAAGCCAGCCACATTGAAAGAGGCTGTCATCAGGGAAGGTATTCAAGGCAATGCTTTTTATGTCAGTGATTACAATTCTATCGCCCTGGGCGAAAAGATCGGCTGGTTTGAAAGAACTGAACCTTTCAGCCTAGACCTTTGGGTGTATCCAGACACAGTTTATGAAGAAGCCGGAGTCTTTACCCATTGTGAAGATGTACGCCTGGGCTTAAAGGGCTACTCTCTCTACCTGCAAAATAATAAGCTGCAATTCATCATGGCCCATTCCTGGCCTCAGAATGCGATAGAACTCACTAGCCGGGAAGCACTTCCCGCCAAAGCATGGAGCCGGATCACTATTACTTATGATGGTTCCAGCCGTGCCGAAGGCATCAGGCTTTATCTGAATGGGAAAGAAGCTGCCCGTGATGTAGTTACAGATAATCTGTATAAAGGGATTCTCTACGAACCCAATATCCACACCTATGCTTTCAGAGGTTTTCACCTGGGCAGCCGTGACAAGATTACCCCCATGAAAGAGGGTGGCCTGGACGAAATCCGCATCTACGAGCGAGAGCTTACGGCTTTGGAAGTCAGCTATCTAAGTCATCCGGAACAAACGAAAGAAGCGCTGAAACAGGGAACAGTTACAGAACAGGCTTTAGCCGAATACTACTTTGCCCGGCACAAAGATGCTCCCCAGGTAGAGGAACTGCAACAGGCACGTAACGAACTCAACGCTCTGATGAACAGCATACCGGAGATCATGGTGATGGGCGACCTGCCTAAGCCCCGTCCCACCTATCTGCTGGAAAGAGGCAGCTACAGTCAGCCGGGTAAGGAGGTGCTGCCAGATACGCCTGACAAGATATTCAGCTTTCCCGACAGTTTGCCTCGTAATCGACTGGGCCTGGCAAAATGGATGTTTGCCCCTGATCATCCCCTCACGGCCAGAGTCATCGTCAACCGTATCTGGCAACTGCATTTTGGCAAAGGGCTGGTCAAAACTTCTGATGACCTGGGCAATCAGGGTGACCTTCCTTCCCACCCTGAGCTACTGGACTATCTGGCTATCTGGCTGCAGGAGCATGAGTGGGACCTCAAAGCCCTGCACAAGCTTATTGTGATGTCAGCGACTTATCAGCAAAGCTCCCAGGTCACGCCTGAACTATTGGAGCAAGACCCGGAAAACCAGTACTTGGCAAGAGCGCCCCGCTTCCGTTTGCCCGCTGAGATGATACGCGACAATGCACTGGCGGTCAGTGGACTGCTGGTAGAAGAAACCGGAGGCGAAAGTGTATACCCTTACCAGCCGGAAGGGCTGTGGGATGAGCTGAGCAACAAATCCTGGCGCTATCCTTATCTGCAAACCGAGGGTGAAGGCTTGTACCGCCGTAGTATTTACACGATCTGGAAGCGCACTTCTCCTCCTCCTTCCATGCTTATCTTTGATATGCCGCAGCGGGGAGAGTGTAAAGTACGGCGCACCACCACCAGCACGCCCCTTCAGGCGCTGGTGCTGCTCAACGATCCGCAGTTTGTGGAAGCCTCCCGTGTGCTGGCTGAGAAAGTACTGCAGATGGATAACTCAAGCCTGGAAGACAAACTGGAAAAAACTTTTCGCCTGCTTACCGGCCGTAAGCCTCAAAGCAAAGAGACACTGTTGCTACAGGCGCACTATAAGGATGAATACGATAAATTTAGTAAGCATCCTGAGGACTTACAGGCTTACCTCAGCATAGGTGCGCAGGAAGTAAAAGCTGAGCAGCAGACAGAGCTGGCTGCCCTGGCCGTAGTAGCCAACAGCATCATGAACACCAACGAAGCATATACCCGAAAATAA
- a CDS encoding DUF1501 domain-containing protein, producing the protein MDKHFSQQSRRQFLNKASLGFGSIALSSLFSPLSSLGSTSAGKLTSPSSGVLGHGHFPAKAKRVIYLFQSGGPSQIETFDYKPALRKWHGKEIPDSIRGTQRNSGMVANQSTFPLVQSIFDFKQYGQSGAWVSELMPYTAKIVDELCIVKSVFTEAINHEPAVMFVQTGSQQSGRPSIGSWMSYGLGSSNQNLPNFVVLVSKGGGAQPLNSSAWGNGFLPSHHQGVQFRSGKDPVLYLNNPYGIHQHDRRRALDYIKEMNQIQQKMSGDPEIESKIQQYEMAFRMQTSVPDAVDLSNEPDYIYEMYGEDARTPGTYAANCLLARRLAEKNVNFIQLYHMGWDQHGNLPGGISRQCKDTDQATAALILDLKQRGLLEDTLVVWGGEFGRTSFSQGRLTKENYGRDHHPGCFTMWMAGAGVKAGMVYGETDEFSYNVTKNPVHVHDFQATLMHLLGIDHERLTYKYQGRRFRLTDVHGKVVQGVLS; encoded by the coding sequence ATGGACAAGCATTTTTCCCAACAAAGCAGAAGACAGTTTCTGAACAAAGCCTCCCTGGGCTTCGGCTCAATCGCCTTGTCCTCTCTCTTCTCTCCCCTCTCTTCTCTGGGAAGCACATCAGCCGGTAAGCTTACTTCTCCTAGCAGTGGGGTCCTCGGCCATGGGCATTTTCCTGCAAAGGCCAAACGGGTGATCTACCTCTTTCAGAGTGGTGGTCCTTCCCAGATTGAGACTTTTGACTATAAGCCCGCCCTCAGGAAATGGCATGGCAAAGAGATACCCGACTCTATACGAGGTACACAGCGTAACTCCGGTATGGTGGCTAATCAGTCTACCTTTCCGTTGGTACAATCTATCTTTGACTTTAAGCAGTACGGACAGTCCGGGGCCTGGGTAAGCGAGCTGATGCCTTACACTGCCAAAATTGTAGATGAGCTTTGCATCGTCAAATCGGTCTTTACCGAAGCAATAAATCATGAACCGGCAGTAATGTTTGTGCAGACCGGCTCGCAGCAGAGTGGACGTCCTTCCATCGGCTCCTGGATGAGCTATGGCTTAGGTTCCAGCAACCAGAACCTGCCCAACTTTGTGGTGTTGGTATCCAAAGGAGGTGGCGCGCAGCCCCTCAACTCATCGGCCTGGGGCAATGGCTTTCTGCCCTCCCACCATCAGGGCGTTCAGTTCCGTTCCGGCAAAGACCCGGTACTTTACCTCAACAACCCCTATGGCATTCACCAGCATGACCGCCGCAGGGCGTTGGATTACATCAAAGAGATGAACCAGATACAGCAGAAGATGAGCGGCGACCCGGAGATAGAATCAAAAATACAACAATACGAGATGGCTTTCCGCATGCAGACTTCGGTGCCCGATGCGGTAGACCTTTCCAACGAGCCTGACTATATCTATGAGATGTACGGAGAAGATGCCCGTACACCCGGCACCTATGCCGCCAACTGCCTGCTGGCAAGGCGACTGGCTGAGAAGAACGTTAACTTTATACAGCTCTACCACATGGGCTGGGACCAGCATGGCAACCTGCCGGGAGGCATTAGCAGACAATGCAAAGATACCGATCAGGCGACAGCCGCCCTGATCCTGGACCTCAAGCAGAGAGGCTTGCTGGAGGATACTTTGGTGGTCTGGGGGGGAGAATTCGGACGTACCAGCTTCTCACAGGGCAGACTGACTAAAGAAAACTATGGGCGTGATCATCATCCCGGTTGCTTTACGATGTGGATGGCCGGAGCAGGGGTTAAAGCCGGAATGGTGTATGGAGAGACCGATGAGTTTAGCTACAATGTAACCAAGAATCCGGTGCATGTGCATGACTTTCAGGCTACCTTAATGCACCTGCTGGGTATTGACCACGAACGCCTGACCTACAAATACCAGGGTCGCCGCTTCCGCCTCACCGATGTGCATGGAAAGGTGGTGCAGGGGGTGTTGAGTTGA
- a CDS encoding SusD/RagB family nutrient-binding outer membrane lipoprotein codes for MKKLLYIFLSLTLLMTFGCEDLVDDINDNPNKITTDNIDPRLFLKGALLVDVQMNYGHLPRIASMWSGQLIGFQSLYKTLYEYNITAAESEATWEDAYQGALNQLRFVQEELGDDPIYLGISQVVEAHIVGNMASLFGDIPYREAAEPEIDDPMFDPQAQVFADLQALLDDAIQTLESVDGSPNVEPDIFYGGDPTLWIEAAWTLKARYYVLTKQYAEALSAAQNGISSPENSMYYKPIDDSNQDNDNLFFKLLNGSRTGDIGTGNSFAMQLLDVDNPDSRNHAKTNEEARKAYLTIDESRAVETGFAGRVEPMPLITYAENQLILAETAARAGDLSDGLPYLNELRAELDEASTFDVLADTLAYSYEPFVAADFASGGIENPDGIAADRAFLREVIEERYVSGFGQLTAFNDARRLRKSDQDIAVPIPLNIGSATAYPERFIYANSEINANSNAPDPPGILVPTPINQ; via the coding sequence ATGAAAAAATTACTATATATATTCTTGAGTCTGACATTGCTCATGACCTTTGGGTGTGAGGATTTGGTAGATGACATCAATGACAATCCAAATAAAATCACTACGGATAACATTGACCCCCGCTTGTTTTTGAAAGGCGCTCTGTTAGTAGATGTGCAGATGAACTATGGTCATCTCCCCAGAATTGCCAGTATGTGGAGTGGACAGCTGATTGGCTTCCAGTCGCTTTATAAGACACTCTACGAATACAACATCACGGCGGCAGAGTCTGAGGCCACCTGGGAAGATGCATATCAGGGTGCGCTGAATCAGTTACGTTTTGTACAGGAAGAACTGGGTGACGACCCTATCTACCTGGGCATATCTCAGGTCGTTGAAGCCCACATCGTAGGCAATATGGCATCGCTATTTGGTGATATTCCTTACCGTGAGGCGGCTGAGCCCGAAATTGATGACCCTATGTTTGACCCACAGGCGCAGGTCTTCGCTGACTTACAGGCGCTGCTGGACGATGCTATCCAGACACTGGAAAGTGTGGATGGAAGCCCCAATGTAGAACCGGACATATTTTATGGGGGTGATCCTACGCTCTGGATAGAAGCCGCCTGGACGTTGAAGGCGCGCTATTACGTACTGACCAAGCAATATGCTGAAGCGCTCAGTGCTGCTCAGAATGGCATATCCTCACCAGAGAATTCTATGTATTACAAGCCGATAGATGACTCCAATCAGGACAATGATAATCTTTTCTTCAAGCTGCTCAACGGAAGCCGTACCGGTGACATTGGAACGGGCAACAGCTTTGCCATGCAACTGCTGGATGTAGATAATCCGGACTCCCGCAATCATGCCAAAACCAATGAGGAAGCCCGTAAGGCCTACCTTACCATTGACGAAAGCCGGGCAGTAGAAACCGGCTTTGCCGGAAGGGTAGAGCCCATGCCCCTCATCACCTATGCGGAAAATCAACTCATACTGGCAGAGACCGCTGCCCGTGCCGGAGATTTATCTGATGGCTTGCCATACCTGAATGAGCTACGTGCCGAACTGGATGAGGCAAGTACTTTTGATGTTTTGGCAGATACATTAGCGTATTCATATGAGCCCTTTGTGGCGGCGGATTTTGCCAGTGGCGGTATTGAAAATCCCGATGGAATAGCTGCTGACAGAGCGTTTCTCAGAGAAGTGATAGAGGAGAGGTATGTTTCAGGATTTGGTCAGCTTACCGCTTTTAATGATGCCCGACGTCTGCGTAAGTCCGATCAGGATATCGCAGTGCCCATTCCGCTGAATATTGGTAGCGCTACGGCCTATCCCGAACGGTTTATCTATGCCAATAGTGAGATCAACGCCAACAGTAACGCACCGGACCCTCCGGGCATACTGGTACCCACGCCCATTAACCAATAA
- a CDS encoding SusC/RagA family TonB-linked outer membrane protein, whose product MRNYLRVLFFSLCLGLMYVPLFAQEVNISGTVSDESGEPLPGVTVIVEGTTTGTTTNIEGIFRLSIPQNAETLTFSSVGYTQKSVPINNQTEFNVSLQEDIQQLGEVVVNALGFKENRDQLGSTASRVDAESVVQSGETGVINGLAGKAASVRIARSNGDPGAGSTIQIRGANTITGSSNPLVIVDGVPLNNNTVYGGGNGANRSGGTSQQSRLNDINPNDIESIQVLKGASAASLWGSRAANGVIVITTKQGSAGRPKISFSSTYSIDEVNTRHPLQNKFGQGRNGEWDSGDRESWGDKIAERPGGEDEVDMSGEYFEADDGTLYYPIINKNSRETYVDENFDEVFQNGYFLQNDLSISGGSEKSTFFFSLGRLDQEGIVKNSDYHRTNVRLNNQTFFADWINVSSRAAYTNTKSNRIQQSSNVAGLYLGLLRNPPDFSIADYKGTYYDEDGTAYPKRHRAYRRPLGSTNNPIYNNPLWTTNEQISNTLVDRFIANSDINIEPNDWLVFTLRGGVDTYTDRRNYFYPIGSGGEVFGRFDEDIITESEFNFDAIGKAQFSLTDAIGLTTTIGWNYNNRVRRSNFNTLTNFQANVDLLTTDLNTSNEVSSIENFKQFIRSNRLYSVFNFDFFDQLYFNASGTVEAASSVQGNFFYPAFDVAWQFTELAGLDNTGFLSFGKLRASWGQVGVQPQAHRFQTLAEGGFVYSTYDDGLDISQFGGGFRVDDDKGNPDLKPEIKTEWEIGTDLRFMQDRLSLSMTYYQNEINDLLFEVATTPSSGFLSEYTNAGVMQNRGFEAELDYAIFQGDDFTMNAYANFNTNENEVVSLQGTESVDLTTQSISSRAVPGYPLGVLWGTRPQRNDDGSLLLDDNGFPQIANTQGVIGDPNPDWRGGLGLRASYKNISFNILFEHSQGGDFAERTRFILRNFGTHADVGNEVTLSQDLINVAGDVIPSGTTVRGAIEDFGAGPVLLDEAWYRGRGAGFGDGVMNEFAVSDATWTRLREIRLGYVLNNSWLRDVTKLNSVEFSVTGRNLFLWTDILGIDPEINQFGVTNGFGIDYFTNPSTRSVLFTLKINY is encoded by the coding sequence ATGAGAAACTATCTACGTGTCCTTTTTTTTAGCCTTTGTTTAGGGCTAATGTACGTACCGCTCTTTGCCCAGGAGGTAAATATCAGTGGTACGGTAAGCGATGAGAGTGGAGAACCACTTCCCGGAGTTACCGTAATCGTGGAAGGTACTACCACCGGTACCACTACCAATATTGAAGGTATATTCCGGCTCAGCATACCTCAGAATGCAGAAACGCTAACATTCAGTTCTGTAGGGTACACACAAAAATCTGTACCGATAAATAACCAGACAGAGTTCAATGTTAGTTTGCAGGAAGATATCCAGCAGCTGGGAGAAGTGGTTGTCAATGCGCTGGGTTTTAAGGAGAACCGTGATCAGCTGGGCTCTACAGCTTCCCGGGTGGATGCTGAGTCAGTAGTACAATCCGGAGAAACAGGCGTAATCAATGGTCTGGCCGGAAAAGCAGCCAGCGTACGTATTGCCCGTTCCAATGGTGATCCCGGAGCAGGGTCCACCATCCAGATCCGAGGAGCCAATACCATTACCGGTTCTTCTAACCCCCTGGTAATTGTTGATGGAGTTCCGCTAAACAACAATACAGTGTATGGGGGTGGAAATGGGGCTAACCGCTCGGGTGGTACTTCTCAGCAGTCACGCCTCAATGACATCAACCCCAACGATATAGAAAGTATTCAGGTGCTGAAAGGCGCTTCAGCTGCATCGCTTTGGGGTTCTCGTGCTGCCAATGGTGTAATCGTAATTACGACCAAACAAGGTAGCGCGGGCAGGCCTAAAATCAGCTTTTCGTCTACTTATTCTATTGATGAGGTAAACACCCGTCACCCCTTGCAAAATAAATTTGGGCAGGGTAGAAATGGCGAATGGGATTCAGGAGATAGAGAGTCGTGGGGCGACAAAATAGCAGAAAGACCAGGTGGAGAAGATGAGGTAGATATGTCAGGAGAATATTTTGAAGCTGATGATGGTACACTTTATTACCCCATCATCAACAAAAACTCAAGAGAAACCTATGTAGATGAAAACTTTGATGAGGTTTTCCAGAATGGTTACTTTTTACAGAATGACCTTTCTATCAGCGGAGGGTCTGAAAAATCAACTTTCTTCTTCAGCCTGGGCCGGCTGGATCAGGAAGGTATTGTCAAAAACAGTGATTACCATAGAACCAACGTTCGTTTGAACAACCAGACTTTCTTCGCCGACTGGATTAATGTTTCTTCCCGTGCTGCTTATACCAATACGAAGTCTAACCGTATTCAGCAAAGCTCCAATGTGGCAGGGCTTTACCTCGGACTACTAAGAAATCCCCCTGATTTCTCAATAGCTGACTACAAGGGAACCTATTATGATGAGGATGGAACTGCTTACCCCAAGAGGCATCGCGCCTATCGCAGGCCTCTGGGATCTACAAATAACCCTATCTACAATAATCCATTATGGACCACCAATGAGCAGATAAGCAATACCCTGGTAGACCGCTTTATAGCCAACAGTGATATTAATATTGAACCTAATGACTGGCTGGTATTTACCCTGAGAGGTGGAGTGGATACTTATACTGACCGGAGAAATTATTTCTACCCCATAGGCTCAGGAGGAGAAGTATTCGGCCGCTTTGATGAAGATATTATTACCGAAAGTGAGTTTAACTTTGACGCGATTGGTAAAGCCCAGTTTAGCCTGACTGATGCTATCGGTCTGACCACAACTATTGGATGGAATTATAATAATCGCGTAAGACGTTCTAACTTCAACACATTGACCAACTTTCAGGCTAATGTGGATCTGCTGACTACTGACCTTAATACCAGTAATGAGGTTTCCAGCATTGAAAACTTTAAGCAATTCATACGTTCCAATCGCCTCTATTCAGTATTTAATTTTGACTTTTTTGATCAGTTATATTTCAATGCCTCAGGTACGGTGGAAGCTGCTTCCAGTGTACAGGGCAATTTCTTCTATCCCGCTTTTGATGTCGCCTGGCAGTTTACTGAACTGGCTGGATTGGATAATACCGGCTTCCTGAGTTTTGGTAAGCTGAGAGCCTCATGGGGGCAGGTAGGGGTACAGCCCCAGGCGCATCGCTTCCAGACGCTGGCCGAGGGTGGCTTTGTCTACAGCACCTACGATGATGGTCTGGACATCTCTCAGTTTGGCGGTGGTTTCCGTGTGGATGATGACAAAGGTAATCCTGACCTCAAGCCTGAGATCAAAACTGAGTGGGAAATCGGTACCGACCTGAGGTTTATGCAGGACCGCCTGTCACTCAGCATGACCTATTATCAAAATGAAATCAATGACCTCCTGTTTGAAGTAGCGACTACACCTTCCTCAGGCTTCCTCAGTGAATATACCAATGCGGGAGTGATGCAAAACCGTGGATTTGAAGCGGAACTGGATTACGCAATCTTTCAGGGTGATGATTTTACGATGAACGCCTATGCGAACTTCAATACCAATGAAAATGAAGTAGTAAGCCTGCAAGGAACGGAATCAGTAGATCTGACCACCCAGTCTATCAGCTCCCGTGCCGTACCCGGCTATCCACTGGGTGTACTCTGGGGCACAAGACCTCAGCGCAATGACGACGGAAGCCTGTTGCTGGACGACAATGGATTTCCTCAGATCGCTAATACCCAGGGAGTGATTGGTGATCCCAATCCCGACTGGAGAGGAGGATTAGGGCTGCGTGCCAGCTATAAAAATATCAGCTTTAACATACTGTTTGAACACTCTCAGGGAGGCGACTTTGCGGAAAGAACCCGCTTTATTTTGCGTAATTTTGGTACCCATGCCGATGTAGGGAATGAAGTGACGCTTAGCCAGGATCTTATCAATGTGGCAGGTGACGTGATACCTTCAGGTACTACCGTCAGAGGAGCCATAGAAGACTTTGGTGCCGGTCCGGTACTGCTGGATGAAGCCTGGTACCGTGGCCGTGGCGCTGGTTTCGGTGATGGTGTGATGAATGAGTTTGCTGTGTCAGACGCTACCTGGACGCGTCTGCGTGAGATCAGACTGGGCTATGTACTGAACAACAGCTGGCTGAGGGATGTGACCAAGTTAAATTCGGTAGAGTTTTCAGTGACTGGTCGTAACCTGTTCCTCTGGACAGATATCCTGGGCATTGACCCGGAGATCAATCAGTTTGGGGTAACCAACGGCTTTGGTATTGACTACTTCACCAACCCCAGCACTCGTTCTGTTCTTTTCACCTTGAAAATCAATTACTAG